A portion of the Bdellovibrionales bacterium CG10_big_fil_rev_8_21_14_0_10_45_34 genome contains these proteins:
- a CDS encoding cytochrome-c peroxidase — MKLQQIKKCRIVVTSVALLSLSQTLAAGQSPYEIVRSKFRKWNVESLAFRKPPAENKSQIELGRLLFFDKILSGNKNISCATCHHPSLGSVDALPVSIGSGGQGLGPSRYIGSAHFIPRNAPAIFNIGYIDFHTTMWDGRIAKDPVTGHLKTPESAINGASPVAAALASQLTTVAAAQAMFPGTSHEEMLGFRGENEVADSKNNLEIWQRLTERIVGKDNGQHGGIEAYRLLLRRAYPEVESFDDFNFAHLARSIAAFESHAFRANLTAFDYFMIGDDRSLSNQQLSGASIFVGKARCVECHSGSHFTDFQFYSLGSPQLGPGKGTGSGEPSKEDRGLALITNNPQDNYRFKTPTLRNVILTGPWLHSGVYSDLSDVIEHHSRPMEMCQSYSENPPNFLSVFRTSFLVLLDSDTDRNQRRMHSVDARLNVPVLSKDEKANLIHFLSSLTDTSYLNRAAPPRSVPSGLPVED, encoded by the coding sequence ATGAAACTTCAGCAGATCAAAAAATGCCGCATCGTCGTCACATCAGTTGCACTATTATCACTTTCACAAACTTTAGCCGCCGGTCAGTCGCCCTACGAAATCGTTAGAAGCAAATTTCGAAAATGGAATGTCGAGTCGCTCGCCTTTCGAAAACCTCCCGCCGAGAATAAGAGTCAAATTGAACTCGGCCGACTCTTATTCTTCGATAAAATCCTTTCTGGAAACAAAAATATATCATGCGCCACCTGCCACCACCCTTCTCTCGGTTCCGTTGACGCTTTGCCCGTTTCAATTGGTAGCGGCGGCCAAGGACTTGGCCCGAGCCGCTATATTGGATCCGCTCATTTCATACCTCGCAATGCTCCTGCGATCTTCAATATCGGATATATCGATTTCCACACAACAATGTGGGATGGTCGCATAGCCAAGGATCCCGTGACCGGGCACCTTAAGACCCCAGAATCGGCTATTAATGGCGCGTCGCCCGTAGCTGCAGCACTTGCATCGCAATTGACAACAGTCGCGGCCGCCCAAGCGATGTTTCCAGGCACCTCCCACGAAGAAATGCTGGGATTCAGAGGGGAGAACGAAGTTGCCGACTCTAAAAACAACTTAGAGATTTGGCAGCGCCTCACCGAAAGAATCGTGGGCAAAGACAACGGGCAACATGGAGGTATTGAAGCCTACAGGCTCCTTTTGAGGAGAGCTTATCCCGAAGTAGAGAGCTTCGATGATTTTAACTTTGCACACTTGGCACGAAGTATAGCTGCTTTTGAATCCCATGCATTTAGAGCCAACCTCACCGCATTCGATTATTTTATGATTGGTGATGATAGGTCTCTTTCCAATCAGCAACTCAGCGGAGCCTCTATTTTTGTTGGTAAGGCTCGATGTGTCGAGTGTCACTCTGGTTCGCACTTCACAGACTTTCAGTTCTATTCTTTAGGATCTCCTCAGTTGGGGCCAGGAAAGGGTACAGGAAGCGGAGAACCTTCCAAAGAAGACAGAGGACTTGCTCTCATCACAAACAACCCTCAAGATAATTATCGTTTCAAGACACCTACTCTTCGAAATGTCATCCTCACAGGCCCATGGCTGCATAGTGGTGTGTATTCCGATCTCAGTGATGTTATTGAACATCACTCTCGTCCGATGGAGATGTGCCAAAGCTACTCGGAGAATCCTCCAAACTTTCTCAGTGTGTTTCGCACGTCGTTCCTTGTTTTGTTAGATTCTGACACTGACAGAAACCAAAGGCGTATGCATTCGGTAGACGCCCGATTAAATGTGCCCGTTCTCTCGAAAGACGAAAAAGCCAATTTAATTCATTTTTTGAGCTCACTGACCGACACTAGTTATTTGAATCGTGCAGCCCCCCCCCGAAGTGTTCCAAGCGGCTTGCCAGTTGAAGACTAG
- a CDS encoding antibiotic resistance protein MarC: protein MLEGFFFVTLSTLITIVNPIGAIPPFLSMTSTSSMSKRRVTARRASLVAGSILLFCAVAGGYFFKTLNISVPALRIAGGILLLLISIDMLNARSPRAKGTSEEHEEGALKDDIAVFPLAIPLLSGPGAIVSVFILSERAQGGLQHAALYLSIIVVVMIVFLTLNEAHRIATALGQIGMNILSRLMGLVLASTAAQFLIDGLKGAFPALN from the coding sequence ATGCTCGAAGGCTTCTTTTTCGTCACACTCTCCACCTTAATAACTATTGTGAATCCCATCGGAGCTATCCCGCCTTTTCTATCTATGACTAGCACCTCTTCAATGTCTAAGCGGCGCGTGACGGCTCGGCGGGCCTCATTGGTCGCAGGTAGTATTCTGCTATTTTGTGCTGTTGCAGGCGGCTATTTTTTTAAAACTCTTAATATCTCAGTACCGGCCTTAAGAATTGCGGGGGGCATTCTCTTACTTTTGATTTCCATTGATATGTTAAATGCCCGCAGCCCTCGAGCAAAAGGGACTTCCGAGGAGCACGAAGAAGGCGCACTTAAAGACGACATTGCGGTATTTCCGCTGGCGATTCCCCTGTTGTCCGGACCAGGTGCCATTGTGAGCGTGTTTATACTTTCGGAACGGGCTCAGGGTGGTTTGCAGCATGCGGCGCTCTATCTTTCTATAATCGTGGTGGTCATGATAGTCTTCTTGACCCTTAATGAAGCCCATCGTATCGCAACAGCTCTTGGGCAAATTGGAATGAATATCCTATCGCGCTTGATGGGTCTGGTTTTAGCTTCCACAGCGGCGCAATTTTTGATTGATGGGCTAAAGGGGGCATTTCCAGCCCTAAATTAA
- a CDS encoding peptidase S8: MKRLGITLAVALIGLGTLALSQSNITGKIDARLLKDLQAKNKVEPEFDVLVQLKAQADLTRIDQTLSFPNKVTAVYQALTTSANESQTELVKWLVAKNIKHRRFFISSTVALFKVDAGTIKLVAARDDVARIFGVYESKLKNPIVPHDKSRLAPETSLESAGATKVWSELGVKGKGIVVASNDTGVDWSHPALVNSYRGTRSGAPADHNYNWYDSIYEDHNSDSSCGYASQAPCDDNSHGTHTTGTMVGFDGGENSIGMAPDSKWIGCRNMEKGVGWTTTYLDCFEYFLAPTAAGEDRFTQGRPELAPHIINNSWGCPDSEGCTGEEYILPLVALKRAGIMVITSAGNDGPGCSTITTQPATLTDLTFVIGAHDHRTGNIASFSSRGPSVLTNQTSPHITAPGVNIRSSVPGGRYQGFFMSGTSMAAPHVSGAVALIWSAVPKLIGKVDETMRLLETTAVPKTSTQTCGGVSGNVSPNNTYGYGLLDAYSAVKMAERIYR, from the coding sequence ATGAAAAGATTAGGTATTACTTTAGCAGTCGCATTGATTGGACTGGGGACATTAGCCTTAAGCCAATCAAATATAACCGGAAAGATCGACGCTAGACTTCTAAAGGATCTGCAGGCAAAAAACAAAGTCGAACCCGAATTTGACGTTCTTGTTCAGCTTAAGGCTCAAGCCGACCTGACTCGAATCGATCAAACATTGTCTTTCCCTAATAAAGTAACTGCCGTCTACCAAGCTCTCACGACCTCGGCAAATGAGTCACAAACTGAACTCGTAAAATGGCTTGTCGCTAAAAACATCAAGCATCGCCGATTCTTTATTTCTAGTACTGTAGCTCTTTTTAAGGTAGACGCAGGCACAATCAAACTCGTTGCTGCTCGCGACGACGTCGCGAGAATCTTTGGCGTTTATGAAAGTAAACTAAAAAATCCAATAGTTCCGCACGACAAATCAAGGTTAGCACCTGAGACTTCGTTGGAGTCTGCAGGCGCTACTAAGGTTTGGAGCGAATTGGGCGTTAAGGGTAAAGGAATTGTCGTTGCTTCAAATGACACAGGTGTCGATTGGTCACATCCAGCACTTGTGAATTCCTATCGAGGCACCCGCTCTGGCGCCCCAGCAGATCACAATTACAATTGGTACGACTCGATCTATGAAGATCATAACTCTGATAGCTCCTGTGGGTACGCCTCTCAGGCCCCATGTGATGACAACAGTCACGGAACCCATACTACGGGTACAATGGTCGGCTTTGATGGCGGAGAAAACTCTATAGGAATGGCTCCAGACTCCAAATGGATCGGCTGTCGAAATATGGAAAAAGGCGTAGGCTGGACAACGACCTATCTAGATTGTTTTGAGTACTTTCTAGCACCCACCGCCGCGGGCGAAGATCGCTTCACCCAAGGTCGCCCTGAATTGGCTCCCCATATCATTAACAATTCGTGGGGCTGCCCTGACAGCGAGGGCTGCACAGGAGAAGAGTACATCCTGCCTCTCGTTGCGCTCAAAAGGGCAGGCATTATGGTCATTACATCTGCGGGCAATGACGGACCTGGCTGTAGTACTATCACTACCCAACCTGCTACTTTGACCGATTTAACGTTCGTTATTGGTGCCCACGACCATAGAACTGGCAATATCGCTAGCTTTTCCAGCCGAGGGCCTTCTGTGCTAACAAATCAGACTAGCCCTCACATCACAGCTCCAGGGGTTAATATAAGATCTTCCGTACCTGGCGGCAGATACCAAGGGTTCTTCATGAGCGGCACCAGCATGGCAGCACCGCATGTATCCGGTGCCGTGGCACTTATTTGGTCAGCCGTACCAAAACTTATTGGTAAAGTTGATGAGACAATGAGACTGCTAGAGACAACAGCCGTCCCAAAAACGTCAACTCAAACATGTGGTGGAGTCAGCGGCAACGTGTCGCCAAACAACACATACGGTTATGGCCTACTCGACGCCTACAGCGCCGTTAAAATGGCTGAGCGCATCTACAGATAG
- a CDS encoding DNA methyltransferase, with protein MSMQLKLIDTDKKIVKSKKSGIVNIASVPQRSPFRYPGGKTWFVPTLRKWLSSKSKRPELLIEPFAGGGIVGLTAAFENLAERVLLIELDPNVAAVWEVLIDGDYEGLAKKILNFNLSYESAKSTLERAPKSTDDKAFHTILRNRVSHGGIMAPGAGLIKNGENGKGISSRWYPQTLARRIRDIGSIRSKISFVQGDALKEIEDFCDDKNTAFFIDPPYTAAGKKAGRRLYSHHSLDHDLLFKMMKYSKGDVLFTYDNSEDLVELASSHNFETQLIPMKNTHHAEMTELIVGKDLKWLK; from the coding sequence ATCTCAATGCAATTGAAGCTAATAGATACAGATAAAAAAATCGTCAAGTCAAAGAAATCTGGCATAGTTAACATTGCATCGGTCCCGCAGCGAAGCCCATTCCGCTATCCAGGTGGCAAGACATGGTTTGTACCAACACTTCGAAAGTGGCTTTCATCAAAATCAAAAAGACCAGAACTATTGATTGAACCTTTTGCGGGTGGGGGAATAGTTGGTCTTACTGCAGCTTTTGAAAACTTGGCGGAGCGAGTTCTATTAATTGAACTCGATCCCAACGTTGCTGCTGTTTGGGAGGTTTTAATTGATGGAGACTATGAAGGTTTAGCCAAGAAAATTTTAAACTTTAACCTGTCTTACGAAAGCGCAAAGTCCACTCTTGAAAGAGCGCCAAAATCGACTGACGATAAGGCTTTTCATACAATATTGCGTAACAGAGTCAGCCACGGTGGGATTATGGCACCTGGAGCAGGTCTTATAAAAAATGGCGAAAATGGAAAAGGCATTTCGTCTCGCTGGTATCCCCAAACCTTAGCTCGGCGGATTAGAGATATCGGCTCAATCAGATCGAAAATATCGTTTGTTCAAGGCGACGCACTAAAGGAAATTGAAGACTTCTGTGACGATAAGAATACTGCATTTTTCATAGACCCACCTTACACAGCAGCTGGAAAAAAGGCCGGGCGCAGACTCTACTCACATCATAGCCTTGATCACGATTTACTTTTCAAAATGATGAAATACTCAAAGGGCGATGTCCTTTTTACTTATGACAATTCAGAAGACCTAGTTGAATTAGCATCATCTCATAATTTCGAAACACAACTTATTCCCATGAAAAACACTCATCATGCAGAAATGACCGAACTGATAGTTGGAAAAGACCTAAAATGGCTAAAGTAA
- a CDS encoding MFS transporter, producing MSKWREYIPPAVIVGGAGYFVDIFDLFLFVVHRIASISEITRGEDSVSHAVGLLNTQMVALIIGGFFWGVLSDKIGRKKTLYGSILLYSLATLCNGLITSIPQYYICRALAGFGLAGELGIAVTLVTESMKPGKRGHGVYIMAGFGLCGGLFAGLTEHFLTWRQSFFLGGALGILILILRIRVDESVVFLKYIEQNQKQARKSSITVVQRFYNSFIRLHKEDVRLLFLVTLIGMPIYYISSVFIFFAPELAREIGVTDPISAGQAITYSYAGTVSGDFFFGFLSQKLKSRFVPVKIGLLLAGSSSLFVLLYPISSAPVYTFMCLFVGFCAGYWVVLLTAIAEVTATGRRGTVTTTAPNLVRATTIPLTLTWAALQNVWDKKTGAIFLALIVFPIAWWAINRMDDPFEREL from the coding sequence ATGAGTAAGTGGCGAGAATACATCCCTCCTGCGGTTATCGTGGGTGGCGCCGGCTATTTTGTCGATATCTTTGATCTGTTTTTATTTGTTGTTCATAGGATTGCCAGCATTTCAGAAATCACCAGAGGCGAGGACTCTGTAAGTCACGCAGTTGGTCTTTTAAATACCCAAATGGTTGCACTGATAATAGGTGGCTTTTTCTGGGGAGTTCTCTCAGACAAGATCGGCAGAAAAAAGACTCTTTACGGAAGTATTTTGCTTTACTCGTTGGCAACGCTCTGTAACGGACTTATTACGTCAATTCCGCAATACTACATTTGCCGAGCACTCGCCGGGTTCGGCTTAGCTGGTGAGCTTGGCATCGCAGTCACGCTCGTTACAGAATCTATGAAACCCGGTAAACGCGGCCACGGAGTCTACATTATGGCTGGGTTTGGTCTTTGCGGCGGACTCTTTGCTGGGTTGACCGAGCATTTTCTGACTTGGCGTCAATCGTTCTTTTTAGGCGGTGCTTTAGGTATACTCATACTTATTCTCAGAATCCGCGTTGATGAGTCTGTAGTTTTCTTAAAGTACATAGAGCAAAACCAAAAGCAGGCTCGAAAGTCATCAATTACAGTTGTTCAAAGGTTTTACAACAGTTTTATTCGGCTTCACAAAGAAGATGTAAGATTGCTTTTTCTTGTCACTCTCATTGGAATGCCCATCTACTACATTTCATCAGTCTTCATTTTCTTCGCACCTGAGCTCGCACGTGAAATAGGAGTTACAGATCCTATTTCTGCAGGGCAGGCAATTACCTATTCGTACGCAGGGACTGTCTCGGGAGACTTCTTTTTCGGTTTCTTAAGCCAAAAGTTAAAAAGTCGTTTTGTACCTGTTAAAATTGGGCTTTTACTTGCGGGTTCTAGTTCGCTTTTTGTTTTACTTTACCCAATTTCCTCAGCGCCCGTTTATACATTCATGTGTTTATTTGTGGGATTTTGCGCTGGATACTGGGTAGTTCTTCTGACCGCCATTGCTGAAGTCACTGCAACAGGACGACGTGGGACCGTGACGACGACAGCACCTAACCTTGTGCGAGCCACAACCATTCCCCTGACTCTCACTTGGGCAGCTCTTCAAAACGTGTGGGACAAAAAAACGGGAGCTATTTTTCTAGCATTGATTGTTTTTCCGATAGCGTGGTGGGCGATAAATCGAATGGATGATCCATTTGAAAGAGAACTTTAG
- a CDS encoding resolvase, whose amino-acid sequence MIGQRAAIYVRCSTVQQNLDIQLNDLGCYVEARGLQLIETFQDHGVSGTKDSRPALDRMMRMARQRKFDFVIVWRLDRLGRNSRHLLTILDELQNLQVSLVSHQEGFDLSTPIGRVVATVLAALSSFEREILRERVIAGVHNARAKGKKLGRPQAGSKDEVLKLRAKGMTLRAISRELGISHGTVVNYLKGCSNL is encoded by the coding sequence GTGATCGGCCAACGGGCTGCAATTTATGTTAGATGCTCCACTGTCCAACAGAACTTAGACATCCAGCTTAATGACCTCGGTTGCTATGTTGAAGCCCGTGGCCTTCAGTTGATTGAGACCTTTCAAGATCATGGAGTCAGTGGCACAAAGGATAGTCGCCCGGCATTGGATCGGATGATGAGGATGGCTCGCCAGCGAAAGTTTGATTTTGTGATTGTCTGGCGGCTGGATAGACTTGGCCGCAATTCAAGACACCTACTAACTATCCTTGATGAGCTTCAGAACCTTCAGGTTTCTCTAGTATCGCACCAAGAAGGCTTTGACCTCTCTACACCCATCGGGAGAGTGGTTGCGACCGTCCTTGCAGCTCTTTCAAGTTTTGAGCGGGAGATCCTAAGGGAGCGAGTGATTGCTGGGGTTCACAATGCTCGGGCTAAAGGAAAGAAGTTGGGGCGACCACAGGCCGGCAGCAAGGATGAGGTGTTAAAGCTTCGAGCAAAGGGCATGACCCTGCGAGCGATATCTAGAGAGCTTGGAATTTCTCATGGCACAGTCGTGAACTATCTTAAGGGCTGTAGCAATTTGTAA
- the cdd gene encoding cytidine deaminase, whose product MALTIEQMAYELAKNCIENSYSPYSKFRVAAVVKFTSREDLYAGVNVENASGIGCCAERSAIASAISHKGAGEIEFCLIVAEPEEAIPPCGVCRQVLSEFAGSHTQITLANTKRILKRLSFSDLYPNPFDRRSLTQGKN is encoded by the coding sequence ATGGCGCTAACAATCGAACAAATGGCCTATGAACTTGCAAAGAACTGTATAGAAAATTCCTACTCACCGTATTCTAAGTTTCGTGTCGCGGCGGTTGTTAAGTTTACCTCGCGAGAGGATCTCTATGCTGGCGTTAATGTGGAAAACGCATCTGGAATCGGTTGCTGTGCTGAAAGGTCGGCAATCGCCTCAGCTATTTCTCATAAGGGCGCTGGTGAAATTGAATTTTGCCTAATAGTAGCTGAACCCGAGGAGGCAATTCCGCCGTGTGGCGTTTGTCGCCAAGTGCTTAGTGAGTTTGCTGGCTCGCACACGCAGATCACCTTAGCTAATACCAAGCGCATCCTAAAGAGACTGAGTTTTTCAGACCTTTACCCAAACCCATTCGACCGCCGCTCTCTGACACAAGGAAAAAATTAG
- a CDS encoding sodium:solute symporter — translation MLWIFILLYVLAQALIAIFVARKIRNQDDYFLAGRRIGPFLATFSIFATWFGAETCISSASRVYESGLSGGRAEPMGYTLCLFIAGLFFAKALWKSNIVTLGDLFKKRYSPTVEKIAVLIMIPSSILWAGAQVRAFGQLVSSFSDISPTVAILLSGCFVILYTSIGGLLGDIITDTVQGFILMIGLFVLLYLAVDGVGGWESVFSRLSATDRLSLIGPNESFLERLDIWMVPILGSLVTQELVSRMLACKNANVARTSTFMAAGMYLLIGLIPVTLGLIGPQLLPSLPQNDQFLPELAATLLHPALLALFAGAILSAILSTVDSTLLTVSAFVTQNLLTNSDPTKSDSAKLRTARICVVASGIAAIGFAVSAEGIYELVYAASSFGTAGIFIIFTMGISGKHGGAFAAGLTAVAGVVLLPIYEYLLDFRAPFVMTILSCLGIYLFVAVLEKRFVLVSRSILIDSPVETLNYE, via the coding sequence GTGCTTTGGATTTTCATTCTTCTCTATGTCCTAGCTCAGGCACTGATTGCCATCTTTGTTGCCAGAAAGATTCGAAATCAAGATGATTATTTTTTGGCTGGACGACGAATTGGTCCCTTCTTGGCTACTTTTTCTATATTTGCCACTTGGTTTGGAGCTGAGACGTGCATTAGCTCGGCATCAAGAGTCTATGAATCGGGATTGTCTGGCGGGCGCGCAGAACCTATGGGGTACACGCTTTGCTTGTTTATAGCGGGACTTTTTTTTGCTAAAGCACTTTGGAAGTCCAACATCGTTACCTTGGGAGACCTATTCAAAAAGCGCTATTCTCCAACTGTAGAAAAAATTGCCGTTCTCATTATGATCCCCTCCTCGATACTATGGGCAGGTGCACAGGTAAGAGCTTTCGGGCAGTTAGTTTCGAGTTTTTCTGATATTAGCCCCACGGTCGCTATTTTGCTCTCGGGATGTTTTGTAATACTTTACACTTCGATTGGCGGCTTACTAGGCGATATCATCACAGATACAGTGCAAGGGTTCATTTTGATGATTGGTCTTTTCGTTCTTTTGTACCTAGCCGTAGACGGAGTGGGCGGCTGGGAAAGTGTGTTTAGCCGACTAAGCGCCACAGATCGTCTTAGCCTCATCGGACCTAATGAAAGCTTTTTGGAACGCCTCGATATTTGGATGGTTCCGATACTCGGATCTTTGGTAACCCAAGAACTTGTGTCAAGAATGCTTGCCTGTAAAAATGCGAATGTTGCCCGAACTTCTACCTTTATGGCGGCGGGGATGTATTTACTGATCGGCCTCATCCCAGTGACACTTGGTCTTATCGGTCCGCAGCTATTACCCTCCCTCCCCCAGAATGACCAATTCTTGCCAGAACTTGCTGCTACTCTTTTACACCCCGCCCTTCTGGCTCTTTTTGCAGGAGCTATTCTATCAGCAATTTTATCTACTGTTGATAGTACGCTATTAACAGTCTCTGCTTTCGTAACCCAGAACCTTCTTACAAACAGCGACCCCACCAAATCTGATTCTGCCAAACTTCGTACTGCCAGAATTTGTGTCGTCGCGTCTGGAATCGCTGCAATTGGTTTTGCCGTGTCTGCAGAAGGAATCTACGAGCTTGTTTATGCAGCGAGTTCTTTTGGAACTGCGGGAATATTTATCATCTTCACTATGGGGATTTCAGGCAAACACGGCGGTGCATTTGCCGCAGGCCTCACGGCTGTTGCAGGTGTCGTACTGTTGCCTATTTACGAGTACCTACTTGATTTTCGAGCGCCATTTGTAATGACAATTCTTAGCTGCTTAGGGATTTATCTTTTCGTCGCTGTGCTAGAAAAGCGATTCGTCCTTGTATCACGTTCCATTCTGATAGATTCACCTGTTGAAACTTTGAATTATGAGTAA